The proteins below are encoded in one region of Natrialbaceae archaeon AArc-T1-2:
- a CDS encoding SWIM zinc finger family protein — MKLRYYAEADVGVDHRRTLELLESIHEEHTIPVEVVQVDPQRAPPADFVGDTETRSLEDAWDDFTYNKPLQDGLGGPPSKRYRDREDIVGNVGIVVGGDLVWATEFWGTHHGWGNVDPEETAIGFLEAVEANGLSAVADRVPLEDWSWSPTASDSGGRDASSTDVPADEISKLTRDAIRDICTAQTFQRGVSYVEEGRVRELTVEGREVTATVRGSREYRTTVDLSADDFDGWCSCPYDYAGDCKHIVAVLLAVRERYDEMIGQSQADATPDEPSSESGSASLEPSTAGTDLESALESADVGTLRDFLCEILTEDDALRERFLATVGRPVEKSVADYKRDLDREFETAADRRGIVAYDTHLEFTKYHDLAETYRQHDEYERALEIYRALAETIRENLERIDDSSGHYGRQLEAAIDAYAACVREASFDHETVCEHLEYLYEQYRTAEFRFVREYYDGALREACTTATDLESLLSLVQADLPALEGIVGGETGEAAAAGSGSEDDTSQADIDGEVDTGTGERRPDPTQWRLEVELFTGGDLDIDRLDVGPLEVTDFVGETLATILEETEAQSETDAGTTASRAVDARGQQPALSVGEQQLLSTYLWILSELEDREQRQAVLEDVYTEHSAFYRQYVDVLRADGQDERAQEVIEEGLEAFPHSPDVHRLAAEFYRGRDDERYRERLRTLFVRFEDWDAYDDLRSACTAEEWESISHGLRTQLGRLDPDRLIELSVREGDLENALERVLESDDLETLRQYREPVAAADPDAYFEAYRDLLEPYLANDTGRDHYRTGIEHLHEMEALGLDEELAAFVEHLRQKHANRPAFLDELETAGY, encoded by the coding sequence ATGAAACTGCGCTACTACGCCGAGGCGGACGTCGGGGTCGACCACCGTCGGACGCTCGAGTTACTCGAGTCGATCCACGAGGAGCATACGATTCCGGTCGAAGTCGTCCAGGTCGACCCACAGCGCGCGCCGCCAGCGGATTTCGTCGGTGATACCGAAACCCGCTCGCTCGAGGACGCTTGGGATGATTTCACGTACAACAAGCCACTCCAGGATGGGCTCGGTGGGCCACCATCAAAGCGGTATCGCGATCGGGAGGATATCGTGGGGAACGTCGGCATCGTCGTCGGCGGCGACCTCGTCTGGGCGACCGAGTTCTGGGGCACCCACCACGGCTGGGGGAACGTCGATCCTGAAGAAACCGCCATCGGTTTTCTCGAGGCGGTCGAGGCGAACGGGCTGTCCGCAGTCGCCGACCGCGTGCCACTCGAGGACTGGTCGTGGTCCCCGACGGCGTCCGACTCCGGAGGTCGAGACGCATCCAGCACCGACGTGCCTGCCGACGAGATCAGCAAGCTGACCCGCGACGCGATTCGGGATATCTGTACCGCCCAGACGTTCCAGCGCGGCGTCTCCTACGTCGAGGAGGGACGGGTGCGGGAGCTGACCGTCGAGGGACGCGAGGTGACCGCGACGGTTAGGGGGAGCCGGGAGTACCGCACGACAGTGGATCTTTCTGCAGATGACTTCGACGGCTGGTGTTCCTGTCCGTACGATTATGCTGGCGACTGCAAACACATCGTGGCCGTGTTGCTGGCCGTGCGAGAGCGATACGACGAGATGATCGGGCAGTCACAGGCGGATGCAACTCCGGACGAACCCTCGAGTGAGTCGGGGTCCGCCTCTCTCGAGCCCTCGACGGCGGGCACCGACCTCGAGTCGGCACTCGAGTCCGCGGACGTGGGGACGCTTCGGGACTTTCTGTGCGAGATTCTCACAGAGGACGACGCTCTTCGAGAGCGGTTTCTCGCGACGGTCGGCCGGCCGGTTGAAAAGAGCGTCGCCGACTACAAACGCGATCTCGACCGCGAGTTCGAGACCGCCGCCGACCGCCGCGGGATCGTCGCGTACGATACCCATCTCGAGTTCACCAAGTACCACGACCTCGCGGAGACGTACCGGCAACACGACGAGTACGAGCGCGCACTCGAGATCTACCGGGCGCTGGCCGAGACGATACGCGAGAACCTGGAACGGATCGACGACAGCAGCGGCCACTACGGCCGTCAGCTCGAGGCTGCTATCGATGCCTACGCTGCGTGTGTTCGCGAGGCGTCGTTCGATCACGAAACGGTGTGTGAGCACCTCGAGTATCTCTACGAGCAGTACAGGACTGCCGAGTTCCGCTTCGTCCGGGAGTACTACGACGGCGCGCTCCGTGAGGCGTGTACCACGGCCACCGACCTCGAGTCTCTCCTCTCGCTCGTCCAGGCGGACCTTCCAGCGCTGGAGGGGATCGTCGGTGGTGAGACGGGAGAAGCCGCTGCAGCCGGGTCCGGATCGGAGGACGATACGTCGCAGGCGGATATCGACGGTGAGGTCGATACAGGTACAGGTGAGAGACGTCCGGATCCGACCCAGTGGCGTCTCGAGGTCGAGCTGTTCACCGGTGGCGACCTGGATATCGACCGTCTCGACGTCGGTCCGCTCGAGGTGACCGACTTCGTCGGTGAGACGCTCGCGACGATCCTCGAGGAGACGGAGGCGCAATCGGAAACGGACGCGGGGACGACCGCGTCTCGAGCCGTCGATGCACGCGGGCAACAGCCGGCGCTCTCCGTGGGCGAGCAACAGCTCCTCTCGACGTATCTATGGATTCTCTCGGAACTCGAGGACCGCGAGCAGCGACAGGCCGTCCTCGAGGACGTCTACACCGAACACAGCGCGTTCTATCGCCAGTACGTCGACGTGCTGCGAGCCGACGGGCAGGACGAACGAGCGCAGGAGGTCATCGAGGAGGGACTGGAGGCGTTCCCGCACTCGCCGGACGTCCATCGGCTCGCAGCCGAGTTCTACCGGGGACGCGACGACGAGCGCTATCGCGAGCGCCTGCGGACGCTGTTCGTTCGCTTCGAGGACTGGGACGCCTACGACGACCTGCGATCGGCCTGTACAGCCGAGGAGTGGGAATCGATCTCGCACGGGCTGCGTACCCAACTCGGCCGGCTCGATCCCGACCGACTGATCGAGCTCTCGGTTCGAGAAGGAGACCTCGAGAACGCCCTCGAACGAGTGCTAGAGAGTGACGATCTGGAGACGCTCCGGCAGTACCGTGAGCCCGTCGCTGCTGCCGATCCGGACGCGTACTTCGAGGCGTACCGGGATCTGCTGGAACCGTACCTGGCGAACGACACCGGACGTGACCACTACCGGACGGGTATCGAGCACTTGCACGAGATGGAAGCGCTCGGGCTCGACGAGGAGCTGGCGGCGTTCGTCGAGCATCTCCGACAGAAACACGCGAACCGACCGGCGTTTCTGGACGAACTCGAGACGGCAGGATACTGA
- a CDS encoding RNA-guided endonuclease InsQ/TnpB family protein: MAWEVTRTVRVRLDVPDDRKSDLHATNDKFQYCANRTADWAWRYPDEDCVTSKSEAEDAIYDDLREETDYLHANLVQKAIKRATDDIDNCVDRLADGENTSKPEYDTFSIVYDKRAATYYRDKISLATVNGRVECEYDLPDDPAGTPHGEYLLNDDYSFSTSTVHYDSEADEFYLHAAMERELDVSSPEKAEHSRVLGVDCNVDDHIAVTSTGAFVGNADYLNHQRREFEKRRASLQQTGTRSAHLTFQRIDDRFGRWSRDYLHQCSKEIVAEAKRHGCTHIAFEDLEQIRARISDGKKFQQWAFRELQEQTEYKAELAGIVVETVDPSYTSQQCSKCGCTLEENRDGQHFQCLDCSYSVNADYNAAKNVARKLALKLQRGQKSPAGGAFCQYALKSGTMTVNATEVASDAYVSAERESTDKPTASAVGS, encoded by the coding sequence ATGGCGTGGGAGGTGACTCGAACGGTTCGCGTCCGTCTGGACGTACCTGACGACCGCAAGAGTGACCTCCACGCCACCAACGACAAATTCCAGTACTGCGCGAACCGCACCGCAGACTGGGCGTGGCGCTACCCCGACGAGGACTGCGTGACCAGCAAGAGCGAAGCCGAAGACGCCATCTACGACGACCTTCGTGAAGAAACAGACTACCTGCACGCGAACCTCGTCCAGAAGGCTATCAAACGCGCCACCGACGACATCGACAACTGCGTTGACCGGCTTGCTGACGGCGAGAACACCAGCAAGCCAGAGTACGACACGTTCAGCATTGTCTACGACAAGCGAGCCGCCACCTACTACCGCGACAAAATAAGTCTCGCCACCGTCAACGGCAGAGTCGAATGCGAATACGACCTACCTGACGACCCTGCCGGGACACCACACGGCGAGTACTTGCTGAACGACGACTACTCCTTTTCGACCAGCACCGTCCACTACGACAGCGAAGCCGACGAGTTCTACCTGCACGCTGCAATGGAACGGGAACTCGACGTGAGCAGTCCTGAGAAAGCCGAGCATTCGAGAGTGCTTGGCGTGGACTGCAACGTTGATGACCACATTGCAGTGACCTCAACGGGTGCATTCGTCGGGAACGCCGACTACCTCAACCACCAGCGCCGCGAGTTCGAGAAACGGCGGGCCAGCCTGCAACAGACTGGGACACGGAGTGCCCACCTAACGTTCCAGCGCATTGACGACAGGTTCGGTCGCTGGAGTAGAGACTACCTACACCAGTGTTCCAAAGAGATCGTCGCGGAAGCCAAGCGCCACGGCTGTACGCACATCGCCTTCGAAGACTTGGAGCAGATTCGAGCGCGTATCAGCGACGGCAAGAAGTTTCAGCAGTGGGCGTTCCGCGAACTGCAAGAACAGACCGAATACAAGGCAGAATTGGCTGGCATCGTGGTCGAAACAGTCGACCCATCCTACACCAGCCAACAATGCTCGAAGTGTGGCTGTACGCTCGAAGAGAATCGTGACGGCCAGCACTTCCAGTGTCTCGACTGTTCGTACTCGGTGAACGCCGACTACAACGCAGCGAAAAACGTTGCCCGGAAACTCGCACTCAAACTCCAGCGAGGGCAGAAGTCCCCCGCTGGAGGGGCGTTCTGTCAGTACGCCCTGAAGTCGGGGACGATGACCGTGAACGCTACTGAAGTGGCGTCCGACGCCTACGTGTCGGCAGAACGGGAGTCCACCGACAAGCCAACGGCTTCAGCCGTTGGTAGCTGA
- a CDS encoding IS1096 element passenger TnpR family protein, with protein sequence MTDGDCYLCGETYTKRGMSRHLRTCLPEGDGSGTAFHLRIAGARRSDYWLHLVVDAETTLSSLDAFLRAFWLECCGHMSAFTIENTRYEKPYDDQTPAYGIGGGRHSMDVAIESVLEATTGEEFSYEYDFGSTTALEIRVVDIGDWSIESLEKRGTDAVETGVEGVTAVTARKPTRFSAVSYPQIESVSRSMKPTENPDIYRCNTLVKRFW encoded by the coding sequence ATGACTGACGGAGATTGTTACCTCTGTGGAGAGACCTACACGAAACGCGGGATGTCGCGCCACCTCCGGACGTGTCTGCCGGAGGGAGACGGGAGCGGAACGGCGTTTCACCTTCGGATCGCCGGCGCACGACGATCTGACTACTGGCTCCATCTCGTGGTCGACGCGGAGACGACGCTCTCGAGTCTCGATGCGTTCCTCCGGGCGTTCTGGCTCGAGTGCTGTGGCCACATGAGCGCGTTCACGATCGAGAACACGCGATACGAGAAGCCCTACGACGACCAGACGCCGGCCTACGGGATCGGCGGTGGGCGACACTCGATGGACGTCGCTATTGAATCCGTCCTCGAGGCGACGACCGGCGAGGAGTTTTCCTACGAGTACGACTTCGGCTCGACGACGGCACTCGAGATCCGGGTCGTCGACATCGGCGACTGGTCGATCGAGAGCCTCGAGAAGCGGGGAACCGACGCCGTCGAGACGGGAGTGGAGGGGGTCACAGCGGTAACAGCGCGGAAGCCCACCCGCTTTAGCGCTGTCTCTTACCCACAAATTGAGTCGGTATCGAGATCGATGAAACCGACCGAAAATCCTGATATCTACAGATGCAACACGCTTGTGAAACGATTTTGGTGA
- a CDS encoding ABC transporter ATP-binding protein, translating into MTTRSASVTERDRPPAAVRANEVTKIYTRGSGGGRLSRLFNGTSPPTVTALEDVSLEVHPGEIVGLSGPSGSGKSTLLHLLAALERPTEGTVTVRDDDVTAMSERQRTRLRLEHVGIVFQHFHLLEALTARGNVALPLVELGVSKRKRRRRATDLLERVGLEDRVTHRPGELSGGEQQRVAIARALATDPDLVIADEPTGELDTETGRQVLSEFEEVADDRAVVLASHDRQTLAIADRVIRMRDGQIVGIDE; encoded by the coding sequence ATGACGACACGGTCCGCGTCAGTCACGGAACGTGACCGCCCTCCAGCAGCCGTCCGTGCGAACGAGGTCACGAAAATCTACACCAGAGGATCCGGTGGCGGGCGACTCTCCCGCCTGTTCAACGGGACCAGCCCGCCAACGGTCACGGCACTCGAGGACGTCTCGCTCGAGGTCCACCCGGGCGAGATCGTCGGCCTCTCGGGGCCGAGCGGGAGCGGCAAATCGACGCTGTTGCACCTGCTTGCTGCCCTCGAACGACCGACCGAGGGGACCGTTACGGTCCGTGACGACGACGTGACGGCGATGTCGGAACGGCAACGAACCCGGCTCCGACTCGAGCACGTCGGGATCGTCTTCCAGCACTTTCACCTCCTCGAGGCCCTGACCGCTCGGGGCAACGTCGCGTTGCCGCTCGTCGAACTCGGCGTCTCGAAACGGAAACGGCGCCGGCGGGCGACCGACCTGCTCGAGCGGGTCGGGCTCGAAGACCGGGTAACGCACCGACCGGGGGAGTTAAGCGGTGGCGAGCAACAGCGCGTCGCAATCGCACGGGCACTCGCGACCGATCCGGATCTGGTGATCGCGGACGAACCGACCGGCGAACTGGACACGGAGACGGGTCGACAGGTGCTGTCGGAGTTCGAGGAGGTGGCGGACGATCGCGCAGTGGTCCTTGCATCACACGACCGGCAAACGCTCGCCATCGCAGATCGCGTCATCCGGATGCGTGACGGACAGATCGTCGGGATCGACGAATGA
- the tnpA gene encoding IS200/IS605 family transposase, translated as MKTTRHATYNLNYHIVWLPKYRNPVLTGEVADRVESILHEIADEKGLDIQNLTVQPDHVHLFVSSPPKHSPSLLANWFKGISSRKYNHRHADHDGEKIRWARGYYAGTAGHVSSETVENYINRCQNS; from the coding sequence ATGAAGACCACACGGCATGCAACCTACAACCTCAACTACCACATAGTGTGGCTCCCGAAGTACCGCAACCCGGTACTGACGGGAGAGGTTGCCGACCGTGTTGAATCCATCCTCCACGAAATTGCCGACGAGAAAGGCTTGGACATTCAGAACCTGACGGTTCAGCCCGACCACGTTCACCTGTTCGTCAGTAGCCCGCCCAAACACAGCCCATCACTGCTCGCCAACTGGTTCAAGGGCATTTCCTCACGGAAATATAACCACCGCCACGCCGACCACGACGGCGAGAAAATCCGGTGGGCACGTGGCTACTACGCCGGAACAGCCGGGCACGTCTCCAGCGAAACTGTCGAGAACTACATCAACCGTTGCCAGAACTCATGA
- a CDS encoding ABC transporter permease: MFDRTRRTLARFRAAIGLTIAQLRHHKLRLGLAIVGVALAVLAMTLLAGAGMGVLETGEQQFDAADRDLWVTAGETRLTTAGGGGFENTLHDSRAVADEMERHDGVHNAVPLAFETVYVRADEDDDFRTFVGTGAPGGGAAVQVTEGDGLSGDPHYADGTYEGNMTHEVLVDEETARALDIEVGDTLQIGGSLAAARNNEFTVVGVSPTFEQMLGTPTVTVPLSELHQVTGTTQTEPATFITITVPDDADTATVQQELQAEYPEYDIRSNQQQLEAVLEEQVLVLAAAATLVVLAIGAGIALTFTLLSLVVYQQRSELAALKAQGVSSSLLVAAVLGQGTAIGLIGGGLGVALTPPAVSALNRLAAAVVGFDGLVQTVDLLFVGGLAIAICIGTVAAAVAGWRVSRTPPLEHL; encoded by the coding sequence ATGTTCGATCGAACCAGACGGACGCTCGCTCGCTTTCGTGCGGCTATCGGGCTCACGATCGCCCAGCTGCGCCATCACAAGCTTCGACTCGGGCTGGCGATCGTCGGCGTCGCACTCGCCGTGCTGGCGATGACGTTGCTCGCCGGTGCCGGGATGGGCGTCCTCGAGACGGGCGAACAGCAGTTCGACGCCGCCGACCGTGACCTGTGGGTGACGGCAGGTGAGACGCGGCTGACGACCGCAGGCGGTGGCGGCTTCGAGAACACGTTACATGACTCGCGAGCAGTGGCAGACGAGATGGAGCGCCACGACGGCGTTCACAACGCGGTTCCACTGGCGTTCGAGACCGTCTACGTCAGGGCCGACGAGGACGACGACTTTCGGACGTTCGTCGGCACGGGCGCTCCGGGCGGTGGGGCGGCCGTTCAGGTGACCGAGGGCGACGGCCTCTCCGGCGATCCCCACTACGCCGACGGGACTTACGAGGGGAACATGACTCACGAGGTCCTCGTCGATGAGGAGACGGCACGCGCGCTCGATATCGAGGTCGGCGACACGCTACAGATCGGGGGGTCCCTCGCTGCGGCCCGGAACAACGAGTTTACCGTCGTCGGTGTCTCGCCGACGTTCGAACAGATGCTCGGGACGCCGACGGTGACGGTGCCGCTAAGCGAACTCCACCAGGTCACCGGGACGACACAGACCGAGCCCGCGACGTTCATCACGATCACGGTCCCGGACGATGCGGACACGGCGACCGTTCAGCAGGAGTTACAGGCTGAGTATCCGGAGTACGATATCCGGTCGAACCAGCAACAGCTCGAGGCCGTCCTCGAGGAACAGGTGCTCGTGCTCGCGGCTGCCGCGACGCTCGTGGTGCTCGCTATCGGTGCTGGAATTGCACTTACGTTTACGCTGCTCTCGCTCGTGGTCTATCAGCAACGGTCGGAGCTGGCTGCGCTTAAGGCCCAGGGCGTTTCCTCGTCACTGCTCGTCGCGGCGGTCCTCGGCCAGGGAACTGCCATCGGCCTCATCGGTGGCGGACTCGGCGTTGCGCTGACGCCGCCAGCCGTCTCGGCACTCAACCGGCTCGCGGCAGCCGTGGTCGGCTTCGACGGGCTGGTACAGACGGTCGATCTGCTTTTCGTCGGCGGGCTGGCAATCGCTATCTGCATCGGGACGGTCGCAGCCGCGGTCGCAGGTTGGCGAGTTAGTCGCACGCCACCGCTCGAGCATCTGTGA
- a CDS encoding RNA-guided endonuclease InsQ/TnpB family protein, with amino-acid sequence MTELTKTLELKLVDPNVHKRQKLRETRNAYQQALQAAFAAGCDTQSAANDVVVEYDLSGYAKNALKKYVPQLCGNSYDADELHDDHPVRFTNEGLQLDHQPQNAIEWYVKVPHHEDYHLWIPARANPEQREWLEALYADDAEMGESRLFERDGTWYLHVTATRDVEDQSEASADERTQPDESGEPCLAGLDRTPIGVDIGEASLVTVCHRDESGSPVRPRLWADDGKTVRRLRKTYFTAKRRLQKRGSERIAESYGDALWDQIDDVFHRVTREVVAYAESVENPVLVLEDLTYIRENMDYGEYMNRRLHGWGFAKLHAQIRYKAAEKGIPVETVNPRNTSKACHACGEHGYRPRQATFRCSNDDCWLGEYQADVNGAINIADRYRSGESHRQSDRSSRQKAGDDDSATDGASLTGPQDSQADAETQQVTLGTYAS; translated from the coding sequence GTGACCGAACTCACGAAAACGCTCGAACTGAAGCTTGTGGACCCGAATGTCCACAAGCGACAGAAGCTTCGTGAGACACGGAACGCTTACCAGCAGGCGCTTCAGGCCGCCTTCGCCGCTGGCTGTGACACACAGTCAGCGGCTAACGACGTGGTTGTCGAGTACGATCTGAGCGGCTACGCGAAAAACGCCCTCAAGAAGTACGTCCCGCAACTCTGTGGGAACAGCTACGACGCCGACGAACTTCACGACGACCACCCGGTGCGGTTCACCAACGAGGGACTGCAACTTGACCATCAGCCACAGAACGCTATCGAGTGGTACGTCAAAGTCCCCCACCACGAGGATTACCACCTCTGGATTCCGGCACGCGCCAATCCCGAACAGCGGGAGTGGCTCGAAGCGTTGTACGCAGACGACGCCGAGATGGGCGAGAGTCGGCTGTTCGAGCGGGACGGAACGTGGTATCTCCACGTTACCGCTACTCGCGACGTGGAGGACCAATCTGAGGCATCCGCCGACGAGCGGACGCAGCCAGACGAGTCTGGCGAGCCCTGTCTCGCCGGGCTCGACAGGACGCCGATTGGTGTGGACATCGGAGAAGCGAGTCTCGTCACGGTGTGTCACCGCGACGAGAGCGGTTCTCCTGTTCGCCCCCGACTCTGGGCCGACGACGGTAAGACCGTTCGTCGACTCCGCAAAACCTACTTCACCGCCAAGAGACGCCTTCAGAAGCGTGGCAGTGAGCGAATCGCAGAGTCCTACGGTGACGCACTGTGGGACCAGATTGACGATGTGTTCCACCGTGTGACCCGCGAGGTCGTGGCGTACGCCGAGTCCGTCGAGAACCCAGTGCTGGTGCTGGAAGACTTGACGTACATCCGCGAGAACATGGACTACGGCGAGTACATGAATCGTCGGTTGCACGGCTGGGGCTTTGCGAAGCTCCACGCACAGATTCGGTACAAAGCCGCCGAGAAGGGGATTCCCGTCGAGACGGTGAATCCCCGGAACACGTCGAAGGCGTGCCACGCCTGCGGTGAACACGGCTACCGGCCACGACAGGCGACGTTCAGATGCTCGAACGACGACTGCTGGCTCGGTGAGTACCAAGCTGACGTGAACGGGGCGATAAACATTGCAGACCGCTACCGTAGTGGAGAGAGTCACCGCCAAAGCGACCGGAGTTCCCGGCAGAAGGCCGGTGACGATGACTCGGCTACGGATGGGGCCTCTTTGACCGGGCCACAAGACAGCCAAGCCGATGCTGAAACCCAGCAGGTGACGCTTGGAACGTATGCGTCTTGA
- a CDS encoding ABC transporter permease, translating to MTLRNRLARWLGLIRVGVRQTITRATHTARKRVLFSILGVAVAIGLLVVVTGVGIGLATGTTVYDDDIDYWIVPEDDGDRSPLVATDGPQFGAVHETTETLQARDDVQSATPVLTQVMRLESEDSDEYVLVVGIINSPGMDRVSGIATDGLSTGDPYHADGEWTGEVVLSRGAAELLETSAGDPMTVGGNESFTVAAVDDGDGENVGNIPTALVQLGELQVLTGASEHDQADQFVVQTDSPEVSDDLEELYPQSAVHSRAGLTASQTIDSDLPLALALTAFVVAVSIGTLFVITTTGLELVADRKQLATMAAIGLSTHSQLRLVGVQTLVMSVLGGVVGAVGGLAGIALVNTVAVRTITTEPIAVSHPVFLVYGVLVAILIGLLSLPYLLVLTRRLSGGVP from the coding sequence ATGACGCTTCGGAATCGACTCGCGCGATGGCTGGGACTGATCCGGGTCGGCGTCCGACAGACGATCACGCGGGCAACACACACTGCCCGGAAGCGTGTGCTGTTCAGCATCCTCGGCGTCGCCGTCGCGATCGGGCTGCTCGTCGTCGTCACGGGCGTCGGTATCGGACTCGCGACGGGAACGACGGTGTACGACGACGACATCGATTACTGGATCGTCCCCGAGGACGACGGCGACCGGTCGCCGTTGGTCGCGACCGACGGTCCGCAGTTCGGGGCCGTCCATGAGACGACCGAGACGTTACAGGCACGCGACGACGTCCAGTCGGCAACGCCAGTGCTAACGCAGGTGATGCGCCTCGAAAGCGAGGACAGCGACGAGTACGTCCTCGTCGTTGGAATTATCAACTCTCCGGGCATGGACCGGGTCTCCGGGATCGCTACTGACGGCCTCTCGACCGGTGATCCGTATCACGCCGACGGCGAGTGGACGGGCGAGGTCGTCCTCTCTCGCGGTGCCGCGGAGTTGCTCGAGACATCAGCCGGCGATCCGATGACCGTCGGCGGCAACGAGTCGTTCACCGTTGCGGCAGTCGACGACGGGGACGGCGAGAACGTCGGGAACATCCCGACGGCGCTTGTCCAACTCGGCGAGTTACAGGTCCTGACCGGCGCGAGCGAACACGACCAGGCCGATCAGTTCGTCGTCCAGACCGATTCCCCGGAGGTCAGCGACGATCTCGAGGAGCTGTACCCACAGTCGGCAGTCCACTCCCGTGCCGGACTGACGGCAAGCCAGACGATCGATTCCGACCTTCCGCTTGCGCTTGCGTTGACGGCGTTCGTCGTTGCCGTCTCGATCGGCACACTGTTCGTGATCACGACGACCGGCCTCGAGCTCGTCGCCGACCGGAAACAGCTTGCGACGATGGCCGCGATCGGGCTCTCGACACACAGCCAGTTGCGTCTCGTGGGCGTTCAGACGCTCGTCATGTCAGTGCTTGGCGGCGTGGTTGGTGCAGTCGGCGGGCTCGCTGGGATCGCTCTCGTCAACACGGTTGCGGTCCGGACGATCACGACTGAGCCGATCGCTGTCTCACACCCGGTGTTTCTGGTCTACGGCGTCCTCGTGGCGATTCTGATCGGACTCCTGTCGCTGCCGTATCTCCTCGTCTTGACCAGACGGCTCTCGGGAGGTGTTCCGTAA
- a CDS encoding KTSC domain-containing protein has product MDRESVSSSLVNSVGYDPDEEVLEVELQNGRIYQYRDVSEEIYREFLAANSLGRYFNRHIRDLSYVRVR; this is encoded by the coding sequence ATGGACCGAGAATCGGTCTCGTCGTCGCTGGTCAACAGCGTCGGCTACGACCCGGACGAAGAGGTTCTGGAGGTCGAACTCCAGAACGGACGAATATACCAGTACAGGGACGTCTCCGAGGAGATCTATCGCGAGTTCCTGGCGGCCAATTCCCTCGGGCGGTACTTCAACCGACACATTCGAGATCTGAGTTACGTCCGAGTTCGGTAA